The region TGTGCTGCCTGATCTGCTTCCGGGTGTGCCGCCGGGGCCGCTTCCGGGTACGCCTCCGGGACCGGCGGCGGGGGTGCCGGTGTGCGGGGCCTCGATGCCCGCGGCGAGCACCACATGGGGCGTGTCCAGGTCCGCCGCCCGCAGCCGCGCGGCGCGCTCGCGCAGCAGCCGGGGCTCGCGGTCGGGGGCGTCGAGGAGGTCGTCCAGGAGCTCACCGCGCACCCGCTGTTCGGCCTCACCCGCCGAGCGGCGGGCGAGCTGCAGCAGGGAGGTGACCATCGCGGCACGCTCCAGGGTGCGCTGGTCCATGGGGTCGAGCCGGGGGTGGCCGCGCAGCACGAGCGCGCCGAGCAGCTCGCCACCCGCCGAGACGGCGGCGACCCAGTCCTCCTCGCCGTCGCGCACCGCGTGGCCGTCCGCCCGGGACCGGTCGACGGCCGCCGCGGGCGCCTCGTCGACCTCGAGGAACTCCACGGAACCACTGAGCACCTCGGCCACGGCGTCGGCCACATCGTGCACCCCGCCACCGCGCAGCACCAGCTCGGTGAGCCGGTCGTGGACCTCGGAGGCGCGCTCGATGACCCGGCTGCGGTCCCGGATGATCTCGTTGGCGGCCTCCAGCTCGGCGAGCGCCGTACGGGTCTCGGCGAGCAGATGGGCGGTGTCGATGGCCACGGCCGCGTGGGCGGCGAACGAACCGAGCAGGGCTGTCTGCTCGCGTTCGAACACCCGGGCCCGGCGGTCGGCCGCGAACAGCACGCCGATGACACCGCTGCCGAGCAGCAGCGGCACTCCGAGGATGGCGACCAGTCCCTCGTCCCTGACGCCCGCGTCGATGGTGTGGGTGTGCTGGAACCGCGGATCGTGGAAGTAGTCCTCGGTCACATAGGGGCGGGCGGTCTGGGCCACCAGACCGCCGAGCCCCTCTCCCATGCCGAGCCGAAGCTGCTGGAAACGGGCCGAGACCGAACCGTCGGTGACCCTCATATAGGTGTCACCGGCCGTCGGATCGTTCAGCGTCAGATAGGCGACCTCGGTGCCCAGCAGGGAGCGGGCGCGCTGCACGATGGCCTGGAGCACCGCGTCCAGATCGCGCAGCCCCGCCAGGTCGTGGGCGGTCTCGTAGAGGGCGGACAGCTCGGCCTCGCGCCGCCGTCGCCCCTCCAGTTCGCCGCGCACCCGCAGGGCGAGCAGCTTGGCGCGCTCCAGGGCCGCCAGCCGGTCGGCCGGGGCCTTGTCGGCGCGGGCGCGCAGCACCGGGCGCTCGTACGCCTCGGTGGGCGCGCCGCGTACGAGCAGTTCCAGGTAGGGGGCCTCCGGCCGGTCGTCGGACATGGGCACAGGCATACTCCCGCCGGGCCCGGCGGCGCCAGCCGTAAGGCGGCCCGGTACCCCTTCGACGGGGCGGCCGGGCAATACGCGGTCCAGTGGCTGAGCCAATGGGCCACCGTCCGCCGATGGCTGAGCCAATGGGCCACCGTCCGCCAGTGGCTGAGCCAATCCGTTTTCGTGGCCCGGTGGCTGAGCCAATCGGCCTTCGTCGCCCGGTGACCGATCCGATGAGCCGCTCAGTGCGCGGTCCATCCGCCGTCCATGCTGAGCGAGGCACCGGTGACGAAGGACGTGTGCGGACCGCAGAGATAGGCGACGGCCTCGGCGACCTCTTCGGGTTCGACCAGTCGCTTGACCGCGGTATCGGCCAGCATCACCTCGGCGACGACCCGCTCCGGCGAGATCCCGTGGGCCTCGGCCTGGTCGGCGATCTGCCGTTCGACGAGCGGGGTGCGCACATATCCGGGGTTGACGCAGTTGGAGGTCACCCCGTGCGCCGCGCCCTCCAGGGCGGCGACCTTGGAGAGCCCCTCCAGACCGTGTTTGGCGGCCACATAGGCCGACTTGTACGGGGAGGCGCGCAGCCCGTGCACCGAGGAGATGTTGACGATCCGGCCCCAGCCCTGCGCATACATATGCGGCAGCGCGCCGCGCACCAGCCGGAACGGGGCCTCGAGCATCACGGTGAGCACCCGGGAGAAGACCTCGGGCGGAAAGTCCTCGATGGGCCGGACAAGTTGGAGCCCGGCGTTGTTGACCAGGATGTCGATGCCGGCGGCGGCCCGTTCCGCGGCGTCCAGGTCGGTGAGGTCGAGGGGGTGGGCCTCGACCGGGCCGGGCAGTCCGCAGGCCGCCGCGACCAGGTCGGTGAGGCCCTCGGCGTCCAGATCGACGGCCCGCACCCGCGCCCCGGCGGCGGCCAGCCGCAGCGTACAGGCCCGGCCGATGCCCCCGGCGGCGCCCGTGACGAGTGCGGTACGGCGGGACAGATCGAGGCCGTCGGACAGCCGGGGGCCCGGGCCTGGTGTGGTGGACGCGCTCATGAGGGGCACATTAGGCAGCCGCCGCGCCCGGTCCGATGTGGGGGCGGCACATACTTCACTCCGCGACGGTGGGCTCGAACCATGTCGGGCCGTCCTCGAGCGCCTGCTTGATCCGGGACAGGGAGAAGTCCTCCATCTCGGGCAGCGCGTCGAGCGGGAACCAGGCGACGTCCAGCGACTCGTCGTCGTTCACCCGCGCCTCGCCGCCCACCGCGCGGCACCGGAAGCAGACGTCCACGAACTGGCACCGGTCGTCGTTGGGGTAGGTCACCGGCGCCAGGGTCCGTACAAGCACGATGCGTTCGGGGACACAGCGCACCGCGGTCTCCTCCTCCACCTCGCGGACCACGGCCGTGGCCGGCTGCTCACCGGGTTCGGGGATGCCGCAGATGATCGTCCAGCGGCCGTTGTCGGCCCGGCGGCCCAGCAGCACCCGCCCCTGGTCGTCGAAGACCACGGCGCTCACGCCCGGCAGATAGAGCAGTTGGTGGCCGATGGAGGCCCTGAGGTCACGGATGAAGTCGGGGGTCGGCATGGGCCGAGGGTATCGGGCGGAAAAGGGGGCGCGCACGGCGGCCGAACGGCGCCCTCCGCGGCGGACGTTTCACGACCGACTCATCGTTTCTGCGCACCATATACACATTCCTTACGACAAGCGCTACGGTTTCGGGTGTCATGGCTCGCACGACGGCCGTAAGGCGTGTCGGTGCGGTGCCCGTCACGACGGGGGGTCGACGGGATGACGTCATCAGTGGTGGAGCCTGTCGTGCAGGACCACGGCAGACCGGCCGACGGATGCGCCGGCGCGTCCGATTTCGCGGGGGTCCTGATCCTGGCCGGCTGCGCCGTCTGGGCCCTGATCGCGGCCATGGGGCGGCCGGCCCGCCCCGAGGGGGTGCTGCTGGCGGTGCTGGCGGTGGCCGCCGGTTACGCCTGCGGCCGGATCGCCGGATCGCTGCTGCCGGTCGCCGCGACGGCGGCCGCCGGGCTCGCGGGGTTCGGCCTGGCCTGCGCCTCGCCGTACGGGCTCACCGGCCATGAGGGGGCGGGCGCGGGCCAGCTCACCCTGGCCACGGGCGCGGTCTGCTGTGCGGCCTGGGCCGCCCCGCGGGCCCTCCGCCCGGCGCTGTGGCTGCTGTCGACGGCGATCACGCTGACGGCCTTGGTGGCCGGCTCGACGGCGGGCTCGGTCGCCAGCGGCGCCGTCCTGGTGTGCTCGCTCACCGCCGCCCGGCACCGGCACCGGCTGCCGGCGCTCGCCGCGTGCGCGCTGATCGCGGCGGTCGCGGTCGGCGGCACCTGGGCGGTGGCCAAGGACGCGGTCCCGGGCGGGCTCCCGCCCGCCCTGCGTGCCCATCTCACCGAGCACCGGATCCGGCTGTGGCAGGACGCGGCCCGCATCGGGGAGACGGACCCGCTGCGCGGTGCGGGCCCGGACCGCTTCGGCGAGCTGAGCCCCGCGGCGGCCCAGCCACAGGGCCCGGAGGCCAAGCCCCATTCGGCGCCGCTGCAGCAGGCGGCCGGTCAGGGGCTGCCGGGGGTGGTCCTGCTGGGCGCCGCCTTCGCCTGGATGCTCCACGCCCTGTGGCGCTCCCCGCGCCCGACTCCGGTGGTCCTTACGGCGGCCGCGACGCTCACGGCCCTGGCCGTCGTGTCCTGTCTGGGCAACGCTCTGAGCTTCTCCCAGATCACCGCGGGAGCGGGCCTCCTCGCCGGGCTGGCGACCGCCCGCCTGAACGACGACCCGGGAGCGGTGCCATGAGACCCGGCACGGCGGGAGAGAACGCGCCCTCAGAGGCGTCCGACGGCAGAGAATGCGGGCCCCTGATGGCCGCGGCGGACAACGCGTCCCCCGAAAGACATCCACGTCCCCCGAAAGAGGGGGACGGGGCTCGGCTAGACCTGGGAGGTGCGCGCCGCGATCAGCCGCAGCCGGTCGCGGATGACCCGGACCGCCGCCTCCGCGTCGTCCACCGTGACCGTGAAGACGCGCCCGTCCCCGAGGCGGACCACCACGCCCTCGCCTCGGCGCACCACCACCGCCGTGCCCTTGTCGGGGCGCCAGCGGTAGCCCCAGCCGCCCCACTGGCAGGGGGTGACCTTGCGGGCCACATCGGCGTGGACCACGTCGCTGAGCGGGATGCGGCGGCGCGGGAGCCCCATATGGCCGCAGCGGATCTCCAGCGCCTCGTCGTCGACCCGCACCGCCACATGGACGAAGGCGAGGGTGCCGAAGAGCATCAGCAGCCCGGCGGTGACACAGCCGATGACGGACATCAGCAGCGGGGCGAGGCCCGAGCCCCATGGTGAGTCGACGGCGAGGTCGACACCGAGCGCCAGGCACGCGGCGCCCGCCACGGCCAGCACCCACTGCACACGGTTGTGGGCTCGTCCGGTCCAGACCGCGGGCGGCTGCCCGGGGGCGCTCGGCGTTCCGTGGTCGTGGTGCCTCATGGTTGGCAGCGTACTCAGGTTCCGGCCACACGGCAGCGGGGAGAGTGATTCCGCTGGTGAAGAGCGTTGCGGTCAGCTCACCACACGAGGCGCCGCTGTCAACCGCGCACCGGGGCGACGGGTGCCAGCAGCACTCCTTCGGCATAGGTCAGGGCGACCTCCGGCAAGAGGGCCTCGTGCCCGCTGAGGATGACGGTCAGCCCCCCGGGGGCGACCAGGCCGTCCGGCGGGAAGGGGTCGGCGCCGATCCGGCGCAGGGCCTGGGCGGCGACGGCCCCGGCCGAGCCATGGAGGGCGATCGGCGGCGCGGCCGGCTGCTGCACGGCGGCCCGGATGCGGTCGGCGACCAGTTCGTAATGGGTGCAGCCCAGGACGACGGTCGTTACCTCGCGCGGAGTGCGGGCCGCCGCGGCGGCCACCGCGGCGTCGATCCCCTCGTCGTCGGCGTGCTGCACCGCGTCCGCGAGCCCCGGGCACGGCACCTCGGTCACCTCGACGCCGTCCGCGAAGTCGCGGATCAGTCCGCGCTGGTACGGGCTGCCGGTGGTGGCCGGGGTGGCCCAGATCGCGATCGGCCCTCCCCCGGCCGCCGCGGGCTTGATGGCGGGCACGGTCCCGACGACCGGCAGCACGGGCTCCAGCTCGGCCCGCAGCGCGGGCAGGGCGTGGACGGAGGCGGTGTTGCACGCGACGATCAGCGCGTCGGGGCGGTGCGCGGCGGCGGCCCGGGCGCAGCCCAGGGCGAGCTCGGTGACATCCTCGGGAGTGCGCGGACCCCACGGCATGGTGGCGGGGTCGGAGGAGAGAAGGAGATCGGCGTCCGGCCGCAGTCGGCGCATCGCGGCGGCGGTGGGCAAGAGCCCGATTCCGGAGTCCATAAGCGCGATCTTCACCCGGTCACTTTAATGGATCGGTCCGGTGCGCCCGACGGCCGGGCACACCTTCGGGCAGACTTCGGCGGGTGAGCGCGCTGATGTGGATCGCCGCCGGGTCGTTGGCCGCATGGCTGTGGCTGCTGCTGGGCCAGGGCTTCTTCTGGCGTACGGACGTCCGGCTGCCCCGGAGGGGTCAGGACGGCTCCGGGCCTCCGGAGCCCGCGGCATGGCCCTCGGTGGCCGTCGTGGTGCCCGCCCGGGACGAGTCCGCCGTGCTTCCGGCCAGCCTGCCCTCGCTGCTCGCCCAGGACTATCCGGGGCCGGCGGAGATCTTCCTGATCGACGACGGCAGCTCGGACGGCACCGGAAAGCTCGCCCGTGAACTGGCCGAGGAGTACGGCGGGCTGCCGCTGACCGTCGACTCCCCCGGCGAACCCGGCCCCGGCTGGACCGGCAAGCTGTGGGCGGTGCGGCACGGCATGGCGCTTGCGACGACCCGTATCGCCGCGGACCGTGAGGGCGACGGCGACCGTAAGGACGAGGGCGACCGTAAGGACGACGTCGGCGTCGACTACCTGCTGCTGACGGACGCGGATATCGCGCATGAACCGGACTCCCTGCGGGAGTTGGTGCGCGCGGCCGAGGCGAACGGACTGGATCTGGTCTCCCAGATGGCGCGGCTGCGGGTGGCGACCTGCTGGGAGCGGCTGATCGTGCCCGCCTTCGTCTACTTCTTCGCCCAGCTGTACCCCTTTCGGTGGGTCAACCGGCCCCGGGGGCGCACCGCGGCGGCCGCGGGCGGCTGTGTGCTGCTGCGCCGGGAGGCGGCCGAGCGGGCCGGGATCCCGGAGACGATCCGGCAGTCGGTCATCGACGACGTGGCGCTGGCCCGCACGGTGAAACGGTCCGGCGGGCGGATCTGGCTGGGGCTGGCCGACCGGGTCGACAGCGTGCGGCCGTATCCGCGGCTGGGCGAGCTGTGGCGGATGGTCTCGCGCAGCGCGTACACCCAGCTCCGACACAATCCGGTGCTGTTGCTGATGACGGTCGCGGGGCTGGCGGTGGTGTATCTCGTGCCGCCCGCGGCCGTGGTCGCCGGGGTGCTGACGGAGCTTCCCGCGCTACTGTCGCTGGGCGCCGCCGCCTGGGCCCTGATGACGGGCAGCTACATCCCGATGCTGCGCTACTACCGGCAGACCCTGTGGCTGGCGCCGCTGCTGCCCCTGACGGCCCTTCTCTACCTCCTGATGACCGTGGACTCGGCGGTGCGGCACCACCTCGGACAGGGCGCGGCCTGGAAGGGGCGCACCTACGCCCGCCCCAGCGCCGCGCCCTGACGGCCGCGCCCCGTGCACCGGGTCTTCACTTGCGGCCGGGGGTCCAGTTCATGCCCCAGCCGTAGGCGTGGTCGAGGGTGCGCTGCGGGCTGACGCCGCGCTGCGGCACCAGATAGCGGGCCTCGCGCTGTACGACGAGATCGCTGCCGGTGTTGGTGATGAGCGCGAGCGCGCAGACCGGGGAGGGGACGGTGCACTCGTCGAGCGAGAAGTCGATCGGGGCGCCGAACTGCGGCTGCAGGGTGACCGTCGCGTGGAGATTGGCGAAGCTGCGGGCGCCCTCGTAGATGGTCACGAAGACCAGGATCCGGCGGAACGACCGCAGGTGGTCGAGGTTGACGGTGAGGTTCTCACCGGCCGCGCGGGCACCGGTCCGGTCGTCGGCGTCCAGGTGGATGAAGGGCGGCTGGTGCAGCGAGCCGAACGAGTTGCCGAGCGCCTGGACCACGCCCTTGCTGCCGTCGGAGAGTTCGAACAGCGCCCCCAGGTCGAGATCGAGCTCGTTGTGCATGGCCATGGCCTTGCCCAGCTTGGAGGCCCACCCCGAGAACTGCTTGTGCACCTGCCAGTTGAGGTTGACCCGCATGGTGCCGGAGGTGCCGCCCTGCTTGGTGAGCGAGACCGCGGGCGCCTCCTTGGTCAGGGTGACCTTGCTGAGGCTCACCGGCGCCGTGGCGGGCGCGGGGGCCGGGGTGGCCGGTGCGGTGGGCGGGGGCGGCGGAAGGGGCGTGGAGGCGACGGTGGGCGGCGGAGGCGGGTACGCCCCGGCCGGAGGGCCGGACGGCGGCGCGGGGGCGGCGTACGGGTTCTGCGCGGCCGCGTGCGGGGTCTGCGCCGCGTACGGGTCCTGCCCGGCGTTCGGCGGGGCGGCGGGGGCGGGAACGGGGGCGGCGGGCTGAGCCGGCGTCTGCTGCGGTTCGTCGACGCTGATACCGAAGTCCGCGGCGAGCCCCGCCAGCCCGCTCCCGTACCCCTGGCCCACCGCGCGGAACTTCCAGGCGCCCTGCCTGCGGTACAGCTCGCCGAGGACGAAGGCGGTCTCGACGGTGGCGTCCTCGCTGTCGAAGCGGGCGATCTCCGCGCCGCCCGCCACGTCCAGCACCCGGATGTGCAGACCGGGGACCTGACCGAACGTTCCGCCATCGGCCGAGGCCACGAGGACCACGGTGTCGATGGTGGGCTCCACGCGGGCGAGGTCCACCGAAAGGGTGTCGGTCACGGTGTCACCCGTGGTCCGCTTCCCCTCGTGGCGCACCGCGCCGGAGGAGTGCGCCGCCTGGTTGTAGAACACGAAGTCCCCGTCGGACCTGACCTTTCCGGACATCAGCAGCAACGCCGAGGCGTCCACGTCCGGTGCCCCCGGTCCGGCGCGCCAGCCGAGCTCGATCCGCACCGCGCTTGCCGGTACTGGCGTGTTACCGCCCTTGCGCATCGCCATTTCCGTCCCCCTGCCTCTCTGTTCGCTCGGTCACCGGGCCGCTCGGCCGCCACATACCGCGGACCACCGGTGGCTACCTGCTGAAAACGCGCTCTTTACACGATCTCAACGTACCTTGACGACCGATTTTCCCGGGTTCGCTCGGATTGGGGATCCACGGCCACTCCGAACACTCAAAACAACCCTCCTACCGGACTCCCCAATCAGCACATGGTGGGCTTAACTTATGGTCTATGACCTCCCCCCGCAGCACTTACGGTGGCGGCTACTACTCCTCGCCGTCCTTCCCGGACACCCCCATCTACGACAGCCTTGTCGCCGAGCGGGGCACACCACAGATCGCACCCATCAGGGTGCCGTCCGCCTACGACACCGGAAGTCATCTTCCGGCCCTGCCCTCAGCGCTTCCCGCACTGCCGGCCGCGCCCTCGCCGCAGCCCATGTACCAGGGCTACCAGCAGCAGCCGCAGCCCACCGGGCTGCAGCAGGCGCACGCGCCCTACATCCCGCCGCAGCCGACCGGCCCGCGGGGCTACCCGGGCGCTCAGCAGCCGCAGATGCAGCGCCCCGGCCCGGCCGCGCCGATGGGGTACGAGGCGATGCGCCCGGCCATGACGCGTCCGGCCGCGCCGCGTCCGGCGGCCCCCGCGCCGTCTCCCTACGAGGACCCTTACGGGCGTCAGCAGTACCCGGGCGGCCGGTCGCCGCAGCCGGGAGGCGGCTACTGACACGCGTCGGGAGGTGATGCGACCGGGCCGGCGCCCGGTCGCGGGAAGGATCGGGCCGGATGGGGCATCCCCGTCCGGCCCCTGATTTTTGCGCGGGCCGTCCGGCCTCTGGATTTCCGGGGGCCGGGACGGTCCTGTCTCTCGAGGGGGCCGTTCGGCCCCTCCCCGGCGGCGGAACGCGTCGCGATGCTGGACCGAGCAATTCCGCGAGCCATCTCCATCACGGGGGCGGACCGGGCTCTCACTCCACTGCGGTGAAGGGCATCTCGGCCGGTCCGCCTCGTTCGGTGTGGGGCGCGGGGCCGGCAGGGGAGCCGGTCTCGCGCTCCATGCGAAACGCGCGCCCGGCCACCGTAAGGACGTCATCCGGCCCACCGTAAGGACGTCACCAGGACCACCGTAAGGACGTCATCGGCTCCTGGCCGTACCGCTCACGGGCTCACTGACCCGTTTCGCGCTCCTTGATCCGCTCGGCGATCACCGCGGCCTGAATGCGCCGCCCCACACCCAGCTTGGACAGGATCGCGGAGATGCGGTTCTTGACGGTCTTCTCGGCCAGGAACAGCCGCTCGGCGATCTGCCGGTTGGTCAGCCCGTCGCCGATGAGCTGGAGGATCTCCCGCTCCCGCGGTGACAGGTTCTCCAGCTCCACGGGCCCGCTGGGCGCGGGACCGCGCAGCCGGGCCATCACCCGGGCGGTGGCGCCGGGGTCGAGCATGGAGCGGCCGCCGGCCACGGTACGCACCGCCGACACCAGGTCGGACCCGTTGATCTGCTTGAGCACATAGCCCGCGGCCCCGGCCATGATGGCGTCGAACAGCGCCTCGTCGTCGTCGAAGGACGTCAGCATCAGACAGGCGAGGTCGGGAAGCCGGGCCCGCAACTCCCGGCAGACCTCGATCCCTTCGTGGTCCCCGCCGTCGCCCGAGGAGCCGAGCCGTACGTCGAGCACCGCGACCCGTGGCCGTACGGCGGGGGCGCGGGCGATGGCCTCGCGGGCGTTGGCCGCCTCGCCGACCACCTTCAGGTCGGATTCGGCGTCGAGCAGGTCACGCAGTCCGCGCCGCACCACCTCGTGGTCGTCGAGCAGAAAGACCCTGATGGGGCCGTCGGGGTCGGCTGTCTGGGGCACGGCCTCTCCATCCATGGCGCACGGGTCGCCGGTCGCGATCCGGCTGCCCAGCTTTACGTTCTGCCGCAGGGCGGCGTAAGGGGCCATTCGGCCCCCGGGCCGCTCTCCGCGCCCTCCGGCCCGATCATGGCGAGATCCCGCCCGCGTACGGCCCGTACAGATCCAGCAGCCGGGTGCGGGCGCTCTGCAGCCGGCCCCCGATCACCTGGGCGCAGGCCAGCGCGAGGGCATAGCCGAGCTCCGGGTCCTCGTCGCACAGCCGGCGCACCGCCTCCGCGTTGAACTCGTGTGCGCGCACCGGGCTGAGCGCCTCCGCGCCCAGATGCCAGGTGTCCGGCGGGAAGAGCCAGGACCAGCCGATGAGCTCTCCGGGGCCGAGGGTCTCGATCACCGCGGGCCGCCGCCCCGGGACATGCAGATCGAGGGTGACCGCGCCGGTGCGGATGATCCAGAAGCGATCGGCCTTACGGCCCTCCTCGAAGATGCGGCCACCCGCGGGGAAGGACACATCGTGGGCAAGCGCCATCACCCGCTCACGATGTTCGGTCTTCAGCGCGCTCAGAAGTCCCATCATGACCTCACTCTGCCGTTTCCTCTCCCCCTCGCCCCTCGGCGGTCACTGTGCTCACGAGACGACGAGAGGCAGCGATCCAAAGCGATACGCCGACGATCGGGTATCGCTTAACCCTTACCCATTTCCGGTCACGTTTCCGATATGACACGTCATTCGTGGTCGTGATGACCGATGAGGCCCCACTCCCCGTACCCTCGGCTGTTTCACCGACCCTGCGATGTCGCTCGTACTCGTCACCAAACGGGAGGCACTGGTGCTAGCCGACCCTCGTCGGTCCGCCGATCGAGCCGGAGAACACCTGCTCCACCGCCATTTCACCGCCGACGAGCTGCCCCGGCTGCGGGTGCAGATCGAGGAGTGCGCGGCCTGGGCCGGGCTCTGCGAGGCCCGCCGCGGGGACTTCGTGCTGGCCGTGGACGAGATCGCCAACAACGCCATCGAGCATGCGGGCGGCACCGGCTCCCTGCTGCTGCGGCGGGTCGGCGACGAGTTGGAGTGCCGGATCAGCGACTCCGGGCCCGGCTTCTCCGAGGACGTCATCCCCCGGATCCTGCCGGGGCTGGACGGCGCCACCAGCGGCCGCGGGCTGTGGCTCACCCAGCTGGTCACCGACCGGCTGGTGATCAGCGCGGGGGCGGTGGGCGCCGTGGTGACGCTGACCATGCGGCTGCGCTGAGTGAGCCGCCGGACTCCCTCGGCGACCGCTTCGGCGGGACAATAGGAGGGGTCACACCCATGTGCCGGCAGGAGAGGCGGTGGGCACGGTGAAGCTTCCCGTGGTCGTCGGGGTCGACGGTTCGGACGCCGCCTCGGATGCCCTGGACTGGGCGGCCGAGCTGGCCGGGCGCCGCGGGCTGCCGCTGCGCGTCGTCCATGCCTCTCTGTGGGAGCGGTACGAGGGCTACGTCGCCGGAACGGCCGCCGACCGCCCCGCCGAGCGGCTCCACAGCGAGGCGGTGCTGGCCACCGCGGCCGAGCGGGCCGGGCGGCGGGTGCCCGCCCTGAAGGTGATGACCGACCTGGCGGCCGACGACGCGGTCACCGCCCTGCTGCGCGCCGGGCAGAGCGCCGAGGCGCTGGTGGTCGGCTCGCGCGGCCGCGGTGAGTTCGCCTCCCTGCTGCTCGGCTCGGTCGGACTGGGCATCGCGGCCCGCGCCCAGTGCCCGGTGGTCGTGGTGCGCGGCCGCCCGGAGAACGTGCACGGCGGGATGAACCGGGTGGTGGTGGGGATCGCCGAGCGCGAGCGCCCGAGCGAGCGGGAGCCCGCGCCGCCGTCGGCCGCCGTCGCGTTCGCGCTGCGCGAGGCGCGGCTGCGCGGCGGGGAACTGGAGGCGGTGCACGCATGGCGCTGCGCGGGCCCCGATGACCACGGAACGCGCGAGACCCATGGAGCACACGAGAACCACAGGACACGCGAGAACCACGGAGGACACGAGAACCACGGAGCGCGCGAGGATCACGCGCGGCGCGCCGCCGAGCTCCTGGACGAGACGCTGGGCGGCGCCACGGCGGCCGGACTGCCGCCGGTGCCGGTGGCGCACCGCCCGGTCGAGGGCTCGGCGCGCAAGGCGCTGCTGGACGCCTCCGCCCACGCCGA is a window of Streptomyces violaceusniger Tu 4113 DNA encoding:
- a CDS encoding cyclic nucleotide-binding domain-containing protein, whose protein sequence is MMGLLSALKTEHRERVMALAHDVSFPAGGRIFEEGRKADRFWIIRTGAVTLDLHVPGRRPAVIETLGPGELIGWSWLFPPDTWHLGAEALSPVRAHEFNAEAVRRLCDEDPELGYALALACAQVIGGRLQSARTRLLDLYGPYAGGISP
- a CDS encoding ATP-binding protein, encoding MSLVLVTKREALVLADPRRSADRAGEHLLHRHFTADELPRLRVQIEECAAWAGLCEARRGDFVLAVDEIANNAIEHAGGTGSLLLRRVGDELECRISDSGPGFSEDVIPRILPGLDGATSGRGLWLTQLVTDRLVISAGAVGAVVTLTMRLR
- a CDS encoding universal stress protein, producing the protein MGTVKLPVVVGVDGSDAASDALDWAAELAGRRGLPLRVVHASLWERYEGYVAGTAADRPAERLHSEAVLATAAERAGRRVPALKVMTDLAADDAVTALLRAGQSAEALVVGSRGRGEFASLLLGSVGLGIAARAQCPVVVVRGRPENVHGGMNRVVVGIAERERPSEREPAPPSAAVAFALREARLRGGELEAVHAWRCAGPDDHGTRETHGAHENHRTRENHGGHENHGAREDHARRAAELLDETLGGATAAGLPPVPVAHRPVEGSARKALLDASAHADLLVVGARRRQGHFGMQLGLVNHAVLHHAKCPVAVVPVS